A genome region from Methanococcoides burtonii DSM 6242 includes the following:
- a CDS encoding response regulator transcription factor — MSSGTLNKKILVVDDEADTIFLISSILEPEGFEVIGADGGAECLKILESVKPDVILLDIMMPDMDGWETFHKIRSEDVDVPICIISVKSQSFDRMLGLNVLNANDYINKPFSAEDLIGRINAILG, encoded by the coding sequence ATGAGTTCTGGTACTTTGAATAAGAAAATATTGGTCGTTGACGATGAAGCAGATACTATCTTTCTTATAAGTTCGATTCTTGAACCGGAAGGGTTTGAGGTCATCGGGGCTGATGGGGGTGCTGAGTGTTTGAAAATACTCGAATCTGTGAAGCCGGATGTAATACTGTTGGATATTATGATGCCTGATATGGATGGCTGGGAAACTTTCCATAAGATCCGATCAGAAGATGTTGATGTTCCAATTTGTATTATTTCTGTTAAATCACAGAGTTTTGATCGGATGCTTGGTCTGAATGTTCTTAATGCGAATGACTACATCAATAAGCCCTTTTCGGCTGAAGACCTTATCGGGCGCATCAATGCGATTTTAGGGTGA